The following proteins are encoded in a genomic region of Brachypodium distachyon strain Bd21 chromosome 1, Brachypodium_distachyon_v3.0, whole genome shotgun sequence:
- the LOC100823935 gene encoding protein FREE1: MHPAGAGAGDYSSSYYPPYPAPTSAPQPPPTYHHPTASASAPPYSPYPTNFADPAAYPSYPPAPTPPADHLPHYAPPPPADHLPHHYAPPPAAPPAPQPYYPYEPPPLPSPHNPSPSPYPSLDRAGSYGGGGYGSGLPGYGMQQDQLYPAPPPSSAAVAGGWSDDGAYAYRGGDAPEPYGARGTAPRSGSGSALFDDYGRSISQGKERGGGGGGAASPKVVRAVPKAETSEDVRGGVQKFRVKLLPEGGGSPMDVLCQVGLDGIRMLDPNTSRTLRIYPLETVTRWDVLDSSIFAFWSKSSVDLEARRIRLKSNSYTTNTILDTVTAATVQFKEMGGSSMSRSKAIADAAIPSEQQDKRKNFLDWRNLMKPINEEKDHWVPDEAVNKCTACAGDFSAFNRRHHCRNCGDIFCDKCTQGRTPLTSDADSQPVRVCDRCMTEVSRRLNSAKEAANRPIVHSHEDLAKKLQEAMDINKKSSSASRPSDGSSGKRMREVACPICTVHLQVQVPSSGSETIECGVCQHPFLISSR; this comes from the exons ATGcatcccgccggcgccggagccggcgactactcctcctcctactACCCGCCATACCCCGCCCCGACCTCCGCGCCACAGCCGCCGCCCACCTACCACCACCcaaccgcctccgcctccgcgccccCCTACTCCCCCTACCCCACCAACttcgccgaccccgccgcgtACCCCTCCTACCCCccggcgccgaccccgcccGCCGATCATCTTCCCCACTACGCGCCACCCCCACCCGCCGATCACCTTCCCCACCACTACGCGCCACCCCCCGCGGCGCCCCCGGCCCCGCAGCCGTACTACCCCTACGAGCCGCCTCCGCTCCCATCTCCGCACAACCCGTCCCCCTCGCCTTACCCCTCGTTGGATCGGGCCGGcagctacggcggcggcggctacggatccggcctccccgggTACGGGATGCAGCAGGACCAGCTgtaccccgcgccgccgccttctagCGCGGCCGTGGCGGGCGGGTGGTCCGACGACGGCGCGTACGCGTACCGCGGCGGTGATGCGCCGGAGCCGTATGGGGCGAGGGGCACGGCGCCGAGGtccggctcgggctcggcgCTGTTTGATGATTACGGGAGGTCGATTAGTCAGGGGAAGGAgaggggtggtggtggtgggggtgcGGCGAGCCCGAAGGTGGTGAGGGCTGTGCCCAAGGCAGAGACGTCGGAGGATGTTAGAGGCGGCGTGCAGAAGTTCCGGGTGAAGCTGCTGCCCGAGGGGGGCGGTAGCCCCATGGATGTGCTGTGCCAG GTTGGTTTGGATGGGATTCGGATGCTTGATCCCAACACTAGTAGGACACTGCGGATATATCCCCTTGAAACTGTAACTAGATGGGAT GTACTAGATTCTTCTATATTTGCCTTTTGGTCGAAGAGTTCAGTTGATCTTGAAGCAAGAAGAATAAGGCTGAAGTCAAACAGCTATACAACCAACACCATTCTGGACACTGTGACAGCTGCGACTGTGCAG TTCAAGGAGATGGGTGGAAGCAGCATGTCGAGAAGCAAAGCAATTGCTGATGCTGCCATTCCTTCAGAACAGCAAGATAAAAGAAAGAATTTCCTTGATTGGAGGAACTTAATGAAGCCCATAAATGAGGAGAAAGACCACTGG GTCCCAGATGAAGCTGTCAATAAATGCACAGCATGTGCAGGAGATTTCAGTGCCTTCAACCGCAGG CATCACTGTCGAAACTGCGGTGACATTTTCTGCGATAAGTGCACCCAGGGAAGGACTCCTCTAACTTCAGATGCCGATTCTCAACCAGTCCGAGTTTGCGACAGATGCATG ACTGAAGTTTCTCGAAGACTGAACAGTGCAAAGGAAGCTGCAAATCGACCTATTGTCCATAGCCATGAGGATCTTGCCAAAAAACTTCAG GAAGCAATGGACATAAATAAGAAATCATCTTCAG CCTCAAGACCATCAGATGGATCTTCCGGCAAGCGGATGCGAGAGGTTGCATGCCCCATCTGCACAGTGCATCTCCAG GTCCAGGTCCCATCTTCGGGTTCAGAGACTATAGAATGCGGTGTCTGTCAGCACCCTTTCCTCATCAGCTCTCGTTGA